A genomic stretch from Procambarus clarkii isolate CNS0578487 chromosome 14, FALCON_Pclarkii_2.0, whole genome shotgun sequence includes:
- the LOC123753101 gene encoding junctional adhesion molecule-like isoform X2, whose translation MESESWSLLLFVVVLILEYMVGEAGAGTGLYMGPYFSSPQPLNITVHQDTVAYLPCTVSQLGDKSVSWVRQRDADILTVDRYTFVRDERLTVHFTPDTGTWTLVIKYVQERDAGTYECQISTEPKMSMLVHLNVIVPEVEVSGAADKYVRSGSTARLECKVSSTVQLPDYIFWYHSGKRLLEYDNPRVKFRVSRRGGQGSEMSVTSTLVISSASPSDAGNYTCLPSNLHPATTLLHVLNDEHPAAMHTGGATTTEPPPAWGVLLAVVLSIVMVHVNPLTSHACDGAPFHIPNDVGDDEVHRPSIRTRSRSDSASGLIARVCQVSLPHRYPCESRDRPPSSRRQPVLVPWRRRAAGSEGRTDRQSHPIFLNSSHYIHSKRYN comes from the exons TTTGTTGTCGTTCTTATCTTAG AATACATGGTGGGGGAGGCAGGGGCAGGCACAGGGCTGTACATGGGTCCCTACTTCTCCAGCCCTCAGCCCCTGAACATCACTGTACACCAGGACACCGTCGCCTACCTTCCCTGCACTGTCAGTCAGCTTGGCGACAAGTCG GTGTCTTGGGTGAGGCAGAGGGACGCGGATATACTAACAGTGGACCGCTACACCTTCGTCAGGGACGAGCGGTTGACCGTACACTTCACCCCTGATACAGGCACCTGGACGCTGGTCATCAAGTACGTCCAGGAGCGCGACGCTGGCACCTATGAGTGCCAGATCTCCACCGAGCCAAAGATGTCAATGCTGGTCCATCTTAACGTCATTG TTCCGGAAGTGGAAGTGAGTGGCGCAGCGGACAAGTACGTGAGGAGTGGATCGACCGCTCGGCTCGAGTGCAAAGTGAGCTCAACAGTTCAGCTTCCCGattacatcttttggtaccactcTGGGAAGCGGCTGCTGGAGTACGACAACCCCAGAGTGAAGTTTAGAGTGTCGAGGCGGGGCGGCCAGGGCAGTGAGATGAGTGTTACATCTACTCTGGTGATCTCCAGCGCCAGTCCCTCAGACGCCGGCAACTATACCTGCCTTCCCTCTAATCTTCACCCTGCCACCACGCTCCTCCATGTCCTCAATG ATGAGCACCCGGCAGCGATGCACACGGGAGGAGCGACGACAACAGAGCCTCCCCCTGCCTGGGGAGTACTCCTAGCGGTGGTACTCAGTATAGTGATGGTCCACGTCAACCCCCTCACATCCCACGCCTGTGATGGCGCACCTTTCCACATTCCTAACGACGTAGGCGACGACGAGGTACATCGCCCCAGCATAAGGACTAGAAGCAGGAGCGACTCGGCCTCTGGACTCATAGCAAGAGTCTGTCAGGTCTCTCTGCCTCATCGCTATCCTTGTGAGAGTCGGGACCGACCGCCCTCCTCCAGGAGACAACCAGTTTTGGTCCCCTGGCGGCGGAGAGCAGCAGGTTCTGAAGGCAGAACTGATAGGCAGAGTCATCCTATCTTCCTCAATTCTTCACACTACATTCACAGTAAGCGATACAattga
- the LOC123753101 gene encoding matrix-remodeling-associated protein 5-like isoform X1, with product MESESWSLLLFVVVLILEYMVGEAGAGTGLYMGPYFSSPQPLNITVHQDTVAYLPCTVSQLGDKSVSWVRQRDADILTVDRYTFVRDERLTVHFTPDTGTWTLVIKYVQERDAGTYECQISTEPKMSMLVHLNVIVPEVEVSGAADKYVRSGSTARLECKVSSTVQLPDYIFWYHSGKRLLEYDNPRVKFRVSRRGGQGSEMSVTSTLVISSASPSDAGNYTCLPSNLHPATTLLHVLNADEHPAAMHTGGATTTEPPPAWGVLLAVVLSIVMVHVNPLTSHACDGAPFHIPNDVGDDEVHRPSIRTRSRSDSASGLIARVCQVSLPHRYPCESRDRPPSSRRQPVLVPWRRRAAGSEGRTDRQSHPIFLNSSHYIHSKRYN from the exons TTTGTTGTCGTTCTTATCTTAG AATACATGGTGGGGGAGGCAGGGGCAGGCACAGGGCTGTACATGGGTCCCTACTTCTCCAGCCCTCAGCCCCTGAACATCACTGTACACCAGGACACCGTCGCCTACCTTCCCTGCACTGTCAGTCAGCTTGGCGACAAGTCG GTGTCTTGGGTGAGGCAGAGGGACGCGGATATACTAACAGTGGACCGCTACACCTTCGTCAGGGACGAGCGGTTGACCGTACACTTCACCCCTGATACAGGCACCTGGACGCTGGTCATCAAGTACGTCCAGGAGCGCGACGCTGGCACCTATGAGTGCCAGATCTCCACCGAGCCAAAGATGTCAATGCTGGTCCATCTTAACGTCATTG TTCCGGAAGTGGAAGTGAGTGGCGCAGCGGACAAGTACGTGAGGAGTGGATCGACCGCTCGGCTCGAGTGCAAAGTGAGCTCAACAGTTCAGCTTCCCGattacatcttttggtaccactcTGGGAAGCGGCTGCTGGAGTACGACAACCCCAGAGTGAAGTTTAGAGTGTCGAGGCGGGGCGGCCAGGGCAGTGAGATGAGTGTTACATCTACTCTGGTGATCTCCAGCGCCAGTCCCTCAGACGCCGGCAACTATACCTGCCTTCCCTCTAATCTTCACCCTGCCACCACGCTCCTCCATGTCCTCAATG CAGATGAGCACCCGGCAGCGATGCACACGGGAGGAGCGACGACAACAGAGCCTCCCCCTGCCTGGGGAGTACTCCTAGCGGTGGTACTCAGTATAGTGATGGTCCACGTCAACCCCCTCACATCCCACGCCTGTGATGGCGCACCTTTCCACATTCCTAACGACGTAGGCGACGACGAGGTACATCGCCCCAGCATAAGGACTAGAAGCAGGAGCGACTCGGCCTCTGGACTCATAGCAAGAGTCTGTCAGGTCTCTCTGCCTCATCGCTATCCTTGTGAGAGTCGGGACCGACCGCCCTCCTCCAGGAGACAACCAGTTTTGGTCCCCTGGCGGCGGAGAGCAGCAGGTTCTGAAGGCAGAACTGATAGGCAGAGTCATCCTATCTTCCTCAATTCTTCACACTACATTCACAGTAAGCGATACAattga